From Myxococcota bacterium, one genomic window encodes:
- a CDS encoding ABC transporter permease, with product MRFVNQTILGFIKKELRQALRDPRMRALLIMMPIMQLVLFGFALSTDVHNIRLSIVGIEGDAVLQQIGEHAYASGWLVPAVVKHTDPMAQIQANEADVVLIPPPEGFTQSVGRGEGQLQLLINASNVIRAQSAENYLREIIRNVTAKEMKIGATPAPINLKMRILYNPSMRTAVFQVPAVMGMLVLMTTLFFTALAVSREKELGTFEMLLSSPATPMEILLGKAIPFVLIGLFNLPLILAVAMFGFNVPMHGSFLVLFLAVLIFVCSSVAMGILISTISKTQQQAMLAGFLCLYPMQMLSGLLFPVENIPAFMKVLTYINPLTYFLELLRNIMLKGGDAQLVIHHLCILSAMAIFLMALSYNRFKTTLG from the coding sequence CCCTAGAATGCGGGCCTTGCTGATTATGATGCCCATCATGCAGCTGGTTTTGTTCGGCTTTGCACTGTCTACAGACGTTCATAACATCAGACTATCTATCGTTGGTATTGAAGGTGATGCGGTGCTGCAGCAGATCGGCGAGCATGCCTACGCGTCCGGCTGGCTCGTTCCAGCCGTGGTGAAACACACAGACCCAATGGCTCAGATCCAAGCGAACGAAGCAGACGTCGTATTAATCCCTCCACCCGAGGGCTTTACCCAGTCGGTAGGGCGGGGCGAAGGTCAACTGCAGCTGTTAATCAACGCATCCAACGTTATTAGAGCTCAAAGCGCCGAGAATTACTTGCGAGAGATTATCCGAAACGTGACTGCTAAAGAGATGAAAATAGGAGCAACGCCTGCGCCCATCAATCTTAAGATGCGCATTCTGTATAATCCTTCCATGAGAACGGCTGTTTTCCAAGTGCCAGCGGTGATGGGCATGCTGGTTTTGATGACCACTTTATTTTTCACGGCCCTAGCGGTTTCTAGAGAAAAAGAGCTGGGTACTTTTGAGATGCTTTTATCTTCACCAGCCACTCCGATGGAGATTCTGCTGGGTAAGGCGATTCCGTTCGTGTTGATTGGGCTATTTAACTTGCCGCTGATTTTGGCAGTGGCCATGTTTGGCTTTAATGTCCCAATGCATGGCTCCTTTTTGGTGTTATTTCTGGCAGTGCTTATCTTTGTCTGCTCGTCGGTCGCCATGGGGATTTTGATTTCAACCATTTCAAAAACGCAGCAACAAGCGATGCTTGCCGGATTTTTATGTCTTTATCCCATGCAAATGTTGTCAGGACTGCTTTTTCCCGTTGAAAATATCCCGGCATTTATGAAGGTGCTGACTTATATCAATCCGCTGACGTACTTTTTGGAATTGCTCAGAAATATCATGCTTAAAGGCGGAGATGCACAGTTGGTTATTCACCATCTATGCATCTTATCCGCTATGGCTATTTTCTTAATGGCGTTAAGCTATAACCGATTCAAAACCACCTTAGGCTAG